A genomic stretch from Candidatus Thermoplasmatota archaeon includes:
- a CDS encoding DNA-directed RNA polymerase subunit K: MKYTRFEKARIIGARALQISMGAPSLIKIPKEFMEPIEIAMLEFKEGVIPITVKHPSHPTTKNN; the protein is encoded by the coding sequence TTGAAATACACTAGGTTTGAAAAAGCACGTATCATAGGCGCCCGGGCTTTACAGATATCGATGGGTGCCCCATCGTTGATTAAAATACCAAAGGAGTTCATGGAGCCTATTGAAATAGCCATGTTGGAGTTCAAAGAGGGTGTTATACCCATAACAGTTAAGCATCCTAGTCATCCTACTACCAAGAATAATTAA
- the rpsB gene encoding 30S ribosomal protein S2, with amino-acid sequence MSEDEQKKEIDTADQNSDMMISEETYMTSGVHIGTRQKTADIKDFIYKVRNDGLYIIDVKKTDQRIKMVSKFLAKFDPSKILVVSVRQYGQKPIKKFAENTGMRVLDGRFRPGTLTNPNAQGFFEPDLLFVTDPLTDAQALHEARNLGIPIVGLCDTNNETKYLDLVIPTNNKGRRALALVYWLLTRAVMKEQGKIKNFDEFNLQIEDFEAEL; translated from the coding sequence ATGAGTGAAGATGAACAAAAAAAGGAGATAGATACTGCTGATCAAAACTCTGATATGATGATTTCTGAGGAAACCTACATGACCTCTGGTGTACATATTGGGACTAGGCAGAAAACAGCTGATATAAAAGATTTTATTTATAAAGTTAGAAACGACGGATTGTATATTATTGATGTTAAGAAAACTGATCAGAGGATAAAGATGGTTTCTAAGTTTCTCGCTAAATTTGATCCCTCTAAGATCCTGGTTGTATCTGTACGTCAATATGGGCAGAAACCTATTAAAAAATTTGCTGAGAACACAGGTATGAGAGTGCTTGACGGGCGTTTTAGACCAGGTACTTTAACCAACCCGAATGCACAGGGTTTTTTTGAGCCGGATTTGTTGTTTGTTACTGACCCATTAACTGATGCGCAGGCTTTACATGAGGCTAGAAACCTTGGTATACCTATAGTAGGGCTTTGTGATACTAATAATGAGACAAAATACCTTGATTTAGTTATACCAACTAATAATAAGGGTAGACGTGCACTTGCTCTTGTTTATTGGCTTTTAACAAGAGCGGTGATGAAAGAACAGGGTAAGATCAAAAACTTTGATGAGTTCAACCTTCAAATAGAAGATTTTGAGGCTGAGTTATAA
- a CDS encoding TraB/GumN family protein — MQVKIGDNIVLVGTAHVSKDSVNEVRSVIEEYKPDVVAVELCEKRYDTLVNKDKWENTPVTALIRENRAYIVLAQTFLASIQRRLGKEYGVEPGSEMIAAIDEAKKKNLRVALIDRDISVTLKRAWRKMGFREKTRLAWEFMKALVGYDEEELEDIDLKELMKEDVISAMMKEFGEIAPGVADVLIHERDEYIAKKILDESKNGKVVAVVGAGHLNGIKECLEKKELKVDLKNLETVPKKLISLSKVIAVAIPTIFFGIIIWLIITRGPNAFNQIGNIFLLWFLIHGALSALGAAIAMGHPLSIATAFLAATFTSLEPFFAPGWFAGLVEAKLRPPRIKDFQEISKIEGLRDFWRNKVIRLLMLVALANLGSMIGTFIAVPLILSIGLSG; from the coding sequence TTGCAGGTTAAAATAGGCGATAACATTGTACTTGTTGGCACAGCACATGTTTCTAAGGATAGTGTCAATGAGGTTAGGAGTGTAATTGAGGAATACAAACCTGATGTTGTTGCTGTTGAGCTTTGTGAGAAAAGATATGATACTCTAGTTAACAAAGATAAATGGGAGAATACACCTGTTACCGCTCTTATCAGAGAGAACAGAGCCTACATTGTTCTGGCTCAAACATTTTTGGCTTCTATACAGCGTAGACTTGGTAAAGAATATGGTGTAGAACCTGGTTCTGAGATGATTGCTGCTATTGATGAAGCAAAGAAGAAAAACCTGAGGGTAGCGCTCATAGACAGGGATATCTCTGTTACACTCAAGAGGGCTTGGAGGAAGATGGGTTTCAGGGAGAAGACTAGGCTTGCTTGGGAGTTCATGAAGGCTCTTGTTGGGTATGACGAAGAAGAACTTGAAGATATAGATTTAAAGGAGCTGATGAAAGAAGATGTTATCTCTGCTATGATGAAAGAGTTTGGGGAGATAGCACCTGGCGTTGCTGATGTTCTTATACATGAGCGGGACGAGTACATAGCTAAAAAAATACTTGATGAAAGTAAGAATGGTAAGGTTGTTGCTGTTGTAGGCGCAGGCCATTTAAACGGCATCAAAGAATGTTTAGAAAAAAAGGAGCTAAAAGTTGATTTAAAAAACCTTGAGACTGTCCCTAAAAAACTTATAAGCTTAAGTAAGGTAATTGCAGTAGCTATACCAACAATATTTTTTGGGATAATAATATGGCTTATAATAACACGTGGGCCTAATGCCTTTAACCAAATTGGTAACATCTTCCTATTGTGGTTTCTCATACATGGTGCTCTCTCGGCGCTTGGAGCAGCAATAGCAATGGGTCATCCACTATCTATAGCAACCGCTTTCTTAGCAGCAACTTTCACATCACTTGAGCCTTTCTTTGCACCAGGATGGTTTGCAGGGCTTGTAGAAGCAAAACTGAGACCACCCAGGATCAAGGATTTTCAGGAGATAAGTAAAATCGAGGGGCTCAGAGATTTCTGGAGAAATAAGGTTATAAGGTTGCTTATGCTAGTAGCTCTAGCGAATCTCGGTAGCATGATCGGGACTTTCATAGCAGTACCATTGATATTAAGCATCGGGCTATCAGGTTAA
- a CDS encoding site-2 protease family protein encodes MSDGKKIYRSFHDIPPREYMYFPKGVIEADKPGRFSRTEIVHLLISIVVLTIAFSFAFTNNNLFYGIDINSLISFLPISLLAVLTAFFFHELSHKFMAQKYGLWSEYRMYPLGLLLALLLAFFTGFVFAAPGAVMFRGDSRSFETGRIATAGPLANMVVALVTLILYFVFFESIIGQVIGFICLINAFLATFNLLPLGSLDGAKIVRWNATAWVILFSIGIAIMVYGMTNISFAP; translated from the coding sequence ATGTCTGATGGAAAAAAAATCTACAGATCATTTCATGATATTCCACCTAGGGAGTACATGTATTTCCCAAAAGGTGTAATCGAGGCGGATAAACCTGGGCGATTCAGTAGGACAGAAATTGTGCATCTTTTAATCTCAATTGTTGTTCTAACAATAGCGTTTTCTTTTGCTTTCACAAATAACAACCTGTTTTATGGTATTGACATTAATTCTTTGATTTCTTTCTTACCTATATCACTTTTAGCTGTTTTAACAGCGTTTTTTTTCCATGAGCTATCACATAAGTTTATGGCACAAAAATATGGTTTATGGTCAGAGTATAGAATGTACCCCCTTGGTTTATTATTAGCATTGTTATTAGCATTTTTTACAGGCTTTGTGTTTGCAGCACCAGGTGCGGTAATGTTCAGAGGTGATTCAAGAAGTTTTGAAACAGGACGGATAGCAACTGCTGGGCCTCTCGCCAACATGGTAGTAGCATTGGTAACATTAATATTATATTTTGTCTTCTTTGAATCAATAATAGGCCAAGTTATTGGCTTCATTTGCTTAATTAATGCTTTCCTGGCTACATTCAATCTGCTACCATTAGGATCGCTTGATGGTGCTAAAATTGTGAGATGGAACGCAACAGCCTGGGTTATATTATTTAGCATAGGCATCGCGATTATGGTCTATGGTATGA